GGAGGCGCCGTCCAGGGCCGCCGCCTCTCTCAGATCCTCGGAAATGGTCTGCAGGCCAGCCAGAAGCACGACGGTGGCCTGAGGCAGGCCCGTCCAGATGCCCACGATGATCACGGCAGGCAGAGCCCAAGTGAAGTCGTTGAGCCAGTCGACCGGCGATTTCAACAGCCCAGCGGAGATCAGCGCAGCGTTCAGGAATCCGCTGGTCGGGTGGTACATCAGGCGCCAGATCATGCCCTTGATGACCGGCGGAATGGCCCAGGGAATCAGCACCAGAACGCGGGCCACCCCCTGTCCGGGCAACCGCGCGTTGAGCAGCAGCGCCAGGACCATGCCCAGAACGATGACTCCCAGGGTCACGCTGAACGTCCAGATCGCGCCGATTTGAAATGAACTCCAGAACTGGCGATCCGACAGCATCTTCGAGAAGTTGCCCAGGAAAATGAACTTCCGCTGCTCCGCACCAAGTGTGTAGTCGGTAAAGCCCAGGTACACGCCCTGAATCAACGGCAGGATCGACAGGAACACGACCGGAATCAGGGTG
This region of Deinococcus apachensis DSM 19763 genomic DNA includes:
- a CDS encoding carbohydrate ABC transporter permease, yielding MTWWLFLPTLIPVVFLSILPLIQGVYLGFTDYTLGAEQRKFIFLGNFSKMLSDRQFWSSFQIGAIWTFSVTLGVIVLGMVLALLLNARLPGQGVARVLVLIPWAIPPVIKGMIWRLMYHPTSGFLNAALISAGLLKSPVDWLNDFTWALPAVIIVGIWTGLPQATVVLLAGLQTISEDLREAAALDGASSWGQFRHVTLPLMMPVILAVSALEFMWNFNSFGLVYTLTEGGPAGTTRLPMLFAYEEAFRYGNIAYASALGMAMVLIIGVTLFYSVRSQFRSAISKETP